A stretch of Imperialibacter roseus DNA encodes these proteins:
- a CDS encoding SusD/RagB family nutrient-binding outer membrane lipoprotein, with translation MKILNNKLSKVVIVMLAIFSMSCGSDFLDVNTDPNNPSEASLNLLLPAAQVSAGFWTTRNVQENASAFIQHYTRLNQSTYNITGANFSNDFNSMFDQALKDLQTIVKQGEEAGFKGYSGIAKVMKAYLYMVLVDTWGDVPYTEALQGEEVLFPHYEDDAAVYDHIIDLVDVAKADLKEAIENSESPVSSDLIYGGNYSKWVKAANTLKLRLLLNIRLVDAARSKAGIETLITENNFISTNADDFQFTFGSSVSPMNQHPIYQQEYIPGSKTQYMNNYFMYHLIAKNDPRLPFYIFRQGEDADLDFQTQPCSQRSDCVYGWLGGQEPSNGLPALGAAADGYIGRDHGDPSGIPGDNTIRATFGVYPIGGSYDVGPSGGERRFDRGHGTGAGIMPWLTNFHVSFMLAEAAITLGTPGDPLALTLKGIKDSFSKVEAFGLAIDPNNAVAMDQADVDDYLDAISDSYAAAGNNSQRLNIVMTEKFYASYGNGFESYTDYRRTGMPNDQPSSLAPSGPFPLRLPYPPGELSSNPNAPNPVPLVSEPIFWDAN, from the coding sequence ATGAAGATTTTAAATAATAAACTTTCAAAGGTAGTGATAGTGATGCTGGCGATATTTAGCATGTCGTGTGGCTCAGACTTCCTTGATGTAAACACTGACCCAAATAACCCGTCTGAAGCCTCATTGAACCTGCTTTTACCAGCAGCGCAGGTGTCGGCTGGTTTTTGGACGACCAGGAACGTGCAGGAAAATGCATCTGCATTTATTCAGCACTATACAAGGCTGAACCAGAGCACCTATAATATCACCGGTGCCAACTTCTCCAACGACTTTAATTCGATGTTTGATCAGGCGCTTAAAGACTTGCAGACAATTGTTAAACAGGGAGAAGAAGCAGGGTTCAAAGGATACTCTGGTATTGCTAAAGTAATGAAAGCTTACTTGTACATGGTGCTGGTGGATACCTGGGGCGATGTGCCCTACACTGAGGCACTGCAAGGTGAGGAGGTATTGTTTCCGCATTATGAAGACGATGCTGCCGTCTACGACCACATCATTGATTTGGTTGATGTTGCGAAGGCTGACCTGAAGGAAGCCATTGAGAACAGCGAGTCGCCAGTTTCAAGTGATTTGATTTACGGCGGCAACTACAGCAAGTGGGTGAAAGCGGCCAATACACTTAAACTCCGTTTGCTGCTCAATATTCGTTTGGTCGATGCCGCCAGATCGAAAGCAGGCATTGAAACGCTGATAACCGAGAACAATTTTATATCGACCAATGCTGACGATTTTCAGTTCACGTTTGGGTCGTCTGTGTCTCCCATGAACCAGCACCCCATTTATCAGCAGGAGTACATCCCTGGCAGCAAAACTCAGTACATGAACAATTACTTCATGTACCATCTGATTGCTAAAAATGACCCCCGCCTGCCATTCTACATTTTCAGACAGGGAGAAGACGCTGACCTGGATTTCCAGACCCAGCCATGTTCTCAAAGGAGCGATTGTGTGTATGGATGGCTTGGAGGACAAGAGCCTTCAAATGGCCTCCCTGCATTGGGTGCTGCGGCCGACGGTTATATTGGCAGAGATCATGGAGATCCGTCAGGTATCCCTGGTGACAACACTATCAGAGCAACTTTTGGCGTGTATCCGATAGGCGGTTCCTATGATGTTGGCCCCTCTGGGGGGGAGCGCAGGTTCGACAGGGGGCACGGCACGGGTGCTGGTATTATGCCCTGGCTGACTAATTTCCATGTATCATTTATGCTGGCAGAAGCGGCCATTACGCTGGGTACACCAGGCGATCCTTTGGCACTTACACTAAAAGGCATCAAGGACTCCTTCAGCAAAGTGGAGGCTTTTGGCCTGGCAATTGATCCTAACAATGCGGTAGCAATGGATCAGGCTGATGTTGATGACTACCTTGATGCCATTTCAGATAGCTATGCAGCTGCCGGAAACAACAGCCAAAGACTGAACATCGTGATGACGGAAAAATTCTATGCCAGCTATGGCAATGGGTTTGAGTCGTACACTGATTACCGTCGCACAGGCATGCCAAACGATCAGCCGTCGTCTCTTGCGCCGAGCGGCCCATTCCCTTTGAGGCTTCCATACCCTCCGGGAGAGCTTTCTTCTAATCCAAACGCCCCCAATCCGGTGCCTTTGGTAAGTGAGCCAATTTTCTGGGATGCTAACTAA
- a CDS encoding DUF6265 family protein, with product MKSILTITLLLLTASLSYAQSANAASAKNFKKLSWLEGTWERRNVKPGKSAHERWEKDSKTKWIGFGVSMQGEDTTFLEKLSIVVENGSIYYIADVPENKAPVLFQFTQVSKQGFVCENPTHDFPKKISYTLEGDRLEVQISGDGQAMYFEFVKKE from the coding sequence ATGAAGTCAATCCTGACCATTACTCTGCTCCTATTGACAGCCTCGTTGTCATATGCACAGTCGGCAAACGCCGCTTCTGCCAAAAATTTTAAAAAGCTCTCGTGGCTGGAAGGCACCTGGGAGCGCAGAAATGTAAAGCCAGGAAAAAGCGCTCATGAAAGGTGGGAAAAGGACAGCAAAACAAAGTGGATAGGGTTCGGGGTTTCTATGCAGGGAGAGGACACTACCTTTTTGGAAAAACTGAGCATTGTAGTTGAAAATGGAAGCATCTACTACATAGCCGACGTGCCAGAGAATAAAGCGCCTGTGCTATTTCAATTCACCCAGGTTAGCAAGCAGGGCTTTGTTTGCGAAAACCCGACACACGATTTTCCAAAGAAGATTAGCTACACGCTAGAGGGAGACAGGCTTGAGGTTCAGATATCCGGGGATGGACAAGCCATGTACTTTGAATTTGTAAAGAAAGAATAA
- a CDS encoding nitroreductase family protein has product MTSTLIQKETPTDFDIHPLIKERWSPRSFSPKKVSRSAVNQLLEAMRWAPSAMNEQPWEVLAAQKGTKSHDTLAKTLAPGNQPWAPDAPVLLLVMARTTYSNGAPNHSALYDLGLAVGNLSVEATHLGLSLHQMGGFDRTMARESFNLRENLQPVVMIAVGYRDSHESLPEDLQQRELAPRKRKKIEEFAIVDF; this is encoded by the coding sequence ATGACATCCACATTAATACAAAAGGAAACCCCCACCGACTTCGATATACATCCGCTCATTAAAGAAAGGTGGAGTCCAAGATCCTTCTCACCAAAAAAGGTGAGCCGTAGCGCCGTCAACCAACTTCTTGAAGCCATGCGTTGGGCGCCCTCTGCCATGAACGAACAGCCCTGGGAGGTACTGGCGGCACAAAAAGGTACGAAAAGCCATGACACGCTGGCGAAGACACTTGCCCCGGGTAACCAACCCTGGGCGCCAGATGCCCCCGTGTTGCTGCTGGTGATGGCACGCACTACGTACAGCAATGGCGCCCCAAATCATTCTGCGCTGTATGACCTGGGTTTGGCCGTTGGCAACTTAAGTGTTGAGGCTACTCACCTCGGGCTTTCGCTCCATCAAATGGGTGGATTTGACAGAACGATGGCCAGAGAATCATTCAACCTCCGTGAAAATCTGCAACCAGTAGTAATGATTGCCGTTGGCTATCGGGACAGCCATGAGAGTCTGCCTGAAGACCTGCAGCAGAGAGAGCTGGCGCCGAGGAAGAGGAAAAAAATTGAAGAATTTGCGATCGTTGATTTCTAA
- a CDS encoding response regulator: protein MEFTDMKELIVIDDDPINNFICKKMIEEISGDFRIRSFESAVEGLAYLSSLDSNAQSYPTHIMLDLNMPQYNGWQFLSDYQRLNLHQTHHTCLYVVSSTILRDEIEKIKELSFVTDFISKPLTVYKLKKLVETEDLP, encoded by the coding sequence ATGGAGTTTACGGATATGAAGGAGCTAATAGTTATTGATGATGACCCAATCAATAATTTCATTTGTAAAAAAATGATTGAGGAGATTTCTGGCGATTTCAGAATCAGAAGTTTTGAAAGTGCCGTTGAAGGGTTAGCCTATCTATCCTCCCTGGATTCGAACGCACAGAGCTATCCAACGCATATTATGCTGGATTTGAATATGCCGCAGTATAACGGCTGGCAATTCCTTTCTGACTATCAAAGATTAAATCTTCATCAAACTCACCACACCTGCTTATATGTGGTAAGCTCCACGATTCTGAGAGATGAAATTGAGAAGATTAAAGAACTGTCATTTGTAACTGATTTTATATCTAAGCCATTGACTGTCTATAAGTTAAAAAAGCTTGTGGAAACTGAAGACTTGCCGTAA
- a CDS encoding ComEA family DNA-binding protein, with protein sequence MLSPIKNSLTGIALCLLCCLQLHAQQQPPEPPAEDIDLYVFVQELFAIQDEDVNYDDLYESLFQLYTSPIDINLATFEELSSFYILSPIQIESLLNYRKLNGPLLSLYELQAVPNFDLATIRNIRPFVTVSGTGSKQGKPLFQRVADEKNNYLLLRTERTLETAKGYSQADTAANGDLSSRYAGSPYKHYARFRVSHPNDFSFGFTAEKDAGEELLWNQSRHAYGADFYSFHGQVKNQGNFKAINIGDYQLQMGQGLVFGAGFAAGKGGETLLTVKRNSTGLLPYTSVLETGFFRGAAATYSLGKWELTAIASRLRQDGTVRTDTITDGPEAYISSILNTGFHRTESEINGKGQVVEHDVGGNLQYKSGTFQFGLNTLYTQFSTPIQKTPALYNQFEFSGQANHISSLYFSKLWQNTQFFGEAARSSSGGWGAIGGLMVSITNSLGASMVARNYQRDFHSLYARSFGEASRNVNEKGIYWGIKWRAASKLLLTAYYDKFSFPWLRYNTDAPSDGNEYLAMATYSFSKLTKFYVQLRQQTKAENGEVLANNLQVPVETKKGNIILNLDHDTGNLLSFKSRLQLSRYEKEEVVSTGFAIIQDLNLTLPKWRFSSRIALFDTDDYSNRQYVYEKDVLYAFSIPAYTGKGIRTYLLAQYKIGDKVTVWGRWAKFSYMNTKSTGSGLQEINGSLKNDFKVQIKVALW encoded by the coding sequence ATGCTTTCGCCGATAAAAAATAGCCTCACTGGTATTGCCCTTTGTCTCTTGTGCTGCTTACAGCTACATGCACAGCAGCAGCCACCTGAGCCACCTGCTGAGGACATAGATCTATATGTTTTTGTGCAAGAGCTCTTTGCTATACAAGACGAAGACGTCAACTACGACGACTTGTACGAGTCTTTGTTCCAGCTCTACACCAGCCCGATAGACATCAATCTTGCCACTTTCGAAGAGCTCTCATCTTTTTACATTTTAAGCCCTATTCAAATAGAAAGCCTGCTCAACTACCGGAAGCTCAACGGGCCACTTCTTTCCCTTTATGAGCTACAGGCAGTACCTAATTTTGATCTGGCGACCATCAGAAACATCAGGCCCTTCGTTACCGTTTCGGGAACAGGCAGCAAACAAGGAAAACCACTTTTTCAACGGGTGGCAGATGAAAAGAACAACTACCTGCTACTGCGAACCGAAAGAACGCTTGAAACGGCCAAAGGGTACAGCCAGGCGGATACAGCCGCCAATGGCGACCTGAGTAGCAGGTACGCTGGAAGTCCCTACAAACACTACGCCCGCTTTCGGGTGAGCCACCCCAACGATTTTAGCTTTGGTTTCACAGCGGAGAAAGACGCAGGCGAGGAGTTGCTCTGGAACCAGTCGAGACATGCTTACGGTGCCGATTTCTATTCATTTCACGGGCAAGTGAAAAACCAGGGCAATTTCAAAGCCATCAACATTGGTGACTACCAGCTTCAAATGGGACAGGGACTGGTGTTTGGGGCAGGGTTTGCCGCCGGCAAGGGTGGCGAAACACTACTGACAGTCAAAAGAAACTCTACTGGTTTGCTACCTTACACCTCCGTGCTGGAAACAGGCTTTTTCAGAGGGGCTGCCGCTACCTATTCGTTGGGCAAATGGGAACTCACCGCCATTGCCTCCCGACTCCGGCAAGACGGCACCGTGCGAACAGACACCATCACCGACGGCCCTGAAGCCTACATCTCTTCCATTCTCAACACGGGCTTCCACCGAACCGAATCGGAAATAAATGGCAAAGGTCAGGTGGTGGAGCATGACGTGGGAGGCAACCTGCAATACAAAAGCGGCACTTTTCAATTTGGCCTTAACACGTTGTACACCCAATTCAGCACGCCGATTCAAAAAACTCCAGCACTGTACAACCAGTTTGAGTTTTCAGGCCAAGCTAACCATATCAGCAGCCTGTATTTCTCCAAGCTCTGGCAAAACACACAATTTTTCGGTGAAGCGGCCAGGTCCAGTTCAGGAGGTTGGGGGGCCATTGGCGGCCTTATGGTGAGTATCACCAATAGTCTTGGTGCCAGCATGGTAGCGAGAAACTACCAGCGAGACTTCCACAGCCTTTATGCAAGATCCTTTGGGGAGGCCTCGAGAAATGTAAACGAAAAAGGCATCTATTGGGGCATCAAATGGCGAGCTGCATCAAAACTATTGCTTACTGCCTACTATGACAAGTTTAGCTTTCCCTGGCTACGATACAATACCGACGCTCCTTCGGATGGGAACGAATACCTGGCCATGGCCACTTACAGCTTCAGCAAGTTGACGAAATTTTATGTACAACTAAGGCAACAGACCAAAGCCGAAAATGGTGAAGTACTTGCTAATAATTTACAGGTACCGGTTGAAACCAAAAAAGGAAACATAATTCTCAATCTGGATCATGACACAGGCAATCTGCTAAGCTTCAAATCACGGCTACAGCTAAGCAGGTACGAAAAGGAAGAAGTGGTGAGCACAGGATTTGCGATCATTCAGGATTTGAACCTTACGCTACCAAAATGGAGGTTCAGCTCACGCATTGCTTTGTTCGACACCGACGACTATAGTAATCGGCAATATGTGTATGAAAAAGATGTACTTTATGCCTTTTCGATTCCTGCATACACGGGCAAAGGCATCAGAACTTACCTGCTCGCTCAGTACAAAATCGGCGATAAGGTTACCGTATGGGGGCGCTGGGCGAAATTTTCCTACATGAATACCAAAAGTACGGGGTCCGGTTTGCAAGAGATAAATGGCTCTTTAAAAAATGATTTTAAAGTACAAATAAAGGTTGCCCTCTGGTGA
- a CDS encoding PorV/PorQ family protein codes for MVQKLLLSVCIVFITLRAVGQAGDYSLGARSAAVGTTSSTLTDQFSLFNNPAGLAQANSPGVFASYENRYRIEDFQVMGAGASIPFGKFTTGVGFYRFGGKLYTEQLVSLKVANKIGFVSLGGGVSYVQYNIPTIGTRGVLVVDLGGIAAINKQWHLGAHIYNLTQSKLVPGTGERVPTVMKLGVSYRPITAFMVNMEVSKDINHKPIARAGMEYFIIPQLALRTGFSTGPFISCFGLGFKPGKFQIDYAFRNDARLGELHQMSVIYAFADKK; via the coding sequence ATGGTTCAAAAGCTTTTACTCTCTGTATGTATCGTTTTTATCACACTTAGGGCAGTTGGTCAGGCCGGCGATTACTCTCTGGGCGCCCGAAGCGCCGCCGTGGGAACCACCTCTTCTACACTCACCGATCAGTTCAGTCTTTTCAACAACCCCGCCGGGCTGGCTCAGGCAAACTCACCGGGCGTTTTTGCAAGTTATGAAAATCGCTATCGAATAGAAGACTTTCAAGTGATGGGCGCAGGCGCTTCCATTCCTTTCGGAAAGTTCACCACCGGCGTAGGTTTCTATCGGTTTGGTGGCAAACTCTACACAGAACAGCTTGTAAGTTTAAAAGTGGCCAATAAAATTGGGTTTGTGAGCCTTGGTGGAGGCGTGAGCTATGTGCAGTACAATATCCCCACGATTGGCACCAGGGGCGTGCTGGTAGTTGACCTGGGTGGCATAGCGGCGATTAACAAACAATGGCACCTGGGGGCACATATTTACAACCTCACCCAATCAAAGCTCGTACCGGGAACCGGTGAAAGGGTGCCTACTGTGATGAAGCTTGGGGTTTCGTACCGACCCATTACGGCATTCATGGTCAATATGGAAGTATCCAAAGACATTAATCACAAGCCGATAGCGAGAGCGGGAATGGAATATTTCATCATTCCCCAGCTTGCGCTTAGAACCGGCTTCAGCACCGGCCCGTTTATTTCCTGCTTCGGCCTTGGGTTTAAGCCCGGTAAATTTCAAATAGACTATGCCTTCAGGAATGATGCAAGACTGGGAGAATTGCACCAAATGTCAGTGATTTATGCTTTCGCCGATAAAAAATAG
- a CDS encoding toxin-antitoxin system YwqK family antitoxin yields the protein MPKSLKLNVLIGFSIFSFSLFAQPVVEKYPTGSIKSEGILDENRKQGEWVFYYPSGTKSATVHYSVGQLDGLAMYYYPGETIMAKETWEGGLLTDSAFYYHENGQLEKKGVYEDGLYKGQWVFMNDRGVLIRKGTYENGLPNHNWVSYYDDGTIWQEGAYTDGLENGLWRFYRKDGSLEYEGHYENGARVGEWFLVNKRGKRKLVVFEEGN from the coding sequence GTGCCTAAATCATTGAAGTTAAATGTTCTAATAGGGTTCTCTATCTTTAGTTTCTCACTGTTTGCGCAGCCTGTAGTGGAGAAATACCCCACTGGAAGCATTAAAAGTGAGGGAATATTAGACGAGAATCGTAAGCAAGGAGAGTGGGTGTTTTACTATCCTTCGGGAACGAAGAGTGCTACTGTTCATTACAGCGTCGGCCAGCTTGACGGCTTGGCTATGTACTATTATCCCGGTGAAACCATCATGGCCAAAGAAACATGGGAAGGCGGATTGCTCACTGATTCAGCCTTCTATTATCATGAAAACGGGCAGCTTGAGAAGAAGGGAGTCTATGAGGACGGTTTGTACAAAGGGCAATGGGTTTTCATGAACGACCGAGGTGTTCTGATTCGTAAAGGCACTTATGAAAATGGGCTACCAAATCACAACTGGGTGTCTTATTACGATGACGGCACTATTTGGCAGGAAGGAGCTTATACCGATGGGCTGGAAAACGGCTTATGGAGGTTTTATAGAAAAGATGGTTCTTTAGAGTATGAGGGCCATTATGAAAATGGAGCACGTGTGGGGGAGTGGTTTTTGGTCAATAAAAGAGGGAAGAGAAAGCTTGTGGTTTTTGAGGAGGGTAATTGA
- a CDS encoding POTRA domain-containing protein, with the protein MRLKINAFAIACFFALTLFGCLPSAAQDSGKKNKAVAVDTIPQRFIKVEKIYIIGHKRTRKSVITRELSIEENGIYDSTTLATTLELDKQKIFNTRLFNTVDVTLLETAPGIGSVLVKVEERWYFFPAPIFQLADRNFNDWWTNRERDLSRVNYGVRVDQYNLRGMNDRLRLIAQFGFTRQFDITYSIPYFDKRQRHGFTTGASYNESKNVAYQTDNHIPTFIRSEDLIQNRFNTYLQYSYRNAFYNFHYFTVGYQKLEAADTIRQLNPNYFGINKGQQQFVHLKYQFLRDRRDFRNYPLKGYYVSFIGEKDGLSNKSDINLWSGKLLYAKFWDMGKGFYFAAGLTGLVSGPSSQPYSVNQSLGFGRNYVRGFELNVVEGPRYVLSKNTFKKEIFKTTKDISRIMLIPQFQKLPLALYAKVFFDLGYVQNYPNYELNTRLSNKLLYGVGTGLDLVSFYDFVVRTEYSYNSQGDFHFFLNFKAEL; encoded by the coding sequence ATGCGGCTGAAAATCAATGCATTTGCAATTGCCTGCTTTTTTGCGCTGACACTTTTCGGCTGCCTGCCTTCGGCTGCCCAGGATTCAGGCAAAAAAAATAAGGCAGTTGCTGTAGACACCATTCCACAGCGTTTCATCAAGGTCGAGAAAATATATATTATCGGCCACAAAAGAACCCGCAAGTCTGTCATTACCAGGGAGCTCAGTATCGAGGAGAATGGCATCTACGATTCAACGACCCTGGCCACCACCTTGGAGCTGGACAAACAAAAGATTTTTAACACCCGGCTGTTTAATACCGTGGATGTGACCCTGCTTGAAACCGCCCCCGGAATAGGAAGCGTGCTGGTGAAAGTGGAAGAACGCTGGTACTTCTTCCCCGCCCCTATCTTTCAACTAGCCGACCGTAATTTTAACGACTGGTGGACAAACCGGGAGCGGGATCTTAGCCGGGTCAACTATGGCGTAAGGGTTGACCAGTACAACCTGCGGGGCATGAACGACCGGCTGCGGCTAATAGCTCAGTTCGGATTTACGAGGCAATTTGACATCACCTACAGCATCCCCTATTTCGACAAACGGCAGCGTCATGGTTTTACAACCGGCGCCTCCTACAACGAGTCTAAGAACGTAGCCTACCAAACGGATAACCACATCCCAACTTTTATCCGGTCGGAAGACTTGATACAAAACCGGTTCAATACCTACCTCCAGTACAGTTACAGAAATGCCTTCTACAACTTTCACTACTTCACTGTTGGATATCAAAAATTGGAAGCAGCCGACACAATACGGCAACTAAACCCAAATTACTTCGGCATCAATAAGGGGCAACAACAGTTCGTTCATCTGAAATATCAATTTCTAAGAGACAGGAGAGACTTCCGAAATTATCCGTTAAAGGGCTACTATGTATCCTTCATTGGCGAAAAGGATGGTCTCAGCAATAAGTCAGATATTAACCTTTGGAGTGGAAAACTGCTCTATGCCAAATTCTGGGATATGGGCAAGGGTTTCTACTTTGCCGCAGGCCTTACCGGCTTAGTTTCAGGGCCGTCAAGCCAGCCCTACTCAGTGAACCAAAGTCTGGGCTTCGGCAGAAACTATGTGCGGGGCTTTGAGCTCAACGTGGTAGAAGGGCCGAGGTACGTGCTGAGTAAGAACACTTTCAAGAAAGAGATTTTCAAAACTACGAAAGACATCAGCAGAATCATGCTGATTCCTCAGTTTCAGAAGCTGCCGCTTGCCCTATATGCAAAGGTGTTTTTTGACCTGGGCTACGTGCAAAACTACCCCAACTACGAACTCAACACCCGCTTGAGCAACAAGCTGCTTTATGGCGTCGGCACAGGCCTCGACCTGGTTTCTTTCTACGACTTTGTAGTACGAACGGAATACTCCTATAATAGCCAGGGAGACTTTCACTTCTTCCTCAACTTCAAGGCAGAATTGTAA
- the yidD gene encoding membrane protein insertion efficiency factor YidD, with product MGGRTFFRKLGIWLAVLPIKFYQYSISPLFPSACRYAPTCSEYAKEAITKHGPFKGGWLAARRIGRCHPWGGSGYDPVP from the coding sequence ATGGGAGGCAGGACTTTTTTTCGAAAGCTGGGTATTTGGTTGGCTGTTTTGCCCATCAAGTTTTATCAGTATAGCATTTCGCCACTGTTTCCATCGGCCTGCCGCTATGCGCCTACGTGCAGTGAGTATGCCAAGGAGGCCATTACCAAACATGGCCCCTTCAAAGGTGGTTGGCTGGCCGCCAGGCGAATCGGAAGGTGTCACCCCTGGGGAGGAAGTGGATACGACCCGGTGCCATAG
- a CDS encoding alpha-amylase family glycosyl hydrolase codes for MSYTQAIFYEIFVQSFADSNGDGIGDINGMTAKLDYLQELGITAVWLMPICPSPSYHKYDVTNYYSVHPDYGTLDDFKNFVHHAHARGIKVIIDFVINHTSSQHPWFLNARTGIHAKYRDYYIWADKEHVAEQIAKKETSANSDNIRQWHRVGTKESTAQYYYGFFNSDMPDLNHDNPAVRNEVYAIGKFWLSEVGVDGFRMDAAKHIFPDDRAADTHAFWKAFRAQMQSVKPDAYLIGEVWSDARSASPYAAGFSSLFNFDLAQSILESVDKRQQKAAAVVGNSYKISEGQRLVDIINESAPWFKAHNEHFAEASFLSNHDQNRTASALGGKADKIKLAACILFTLPGIPFIYYGEELGMLGIKPDEHIREPMLWDEIERDTYRTRWTTPRYSTDETVVPATQQMTDSNSMYSLYKQLIALKKTALFSLGAIESLPLTGGNILAFSRRLGEMHALVYHNLSAKKTSITIPVGYREAFVRGKVKISDDVLTLGARASLVLTTP; via the coding sequence ATGTCCTACACCCAAGCAATCTTCTACGAGATTTTTGTTCAGTCCTTCGCTGACTCCAATGGCGATGGCATTGGCGACATCAATGGGATGACTGCCAAACTGGACTACTTGCAAGAGCTTGGCATCACTGCTGTCTGGCTCATGCCCATTTGCCCTTCGCCCAGCTACCATAAATATGATGTGACCAACTACTATTCGGTTCATCCCGATTACGGCACACTCGACGACTTTAAAAACTTCGTCCACCATGCCCACGCTCGTGGCATAAAGGTGATCATTGATTTTGTCATCAACCACACCTCTTCTCAGCACCCATGGTTCCTGAATGCCCGCACAGGCATACACGCAAAGTACCGTGATTACTACATCTGGGCAGACAAGGAGCACGTGGCAGAGCAAATAGCGAAGAAGGAAACCTCAGCAAATTCGGACAACATCCGGCAATGGCACCGAGTCGGCACGAAAGAGTCAACTGCGCAATATTACTATGGGTTTTTCAATAGCGACATGCCCGACCTGAACCACGACAACCCGGCCGTGAGGAACGAGGTGTATGCCATCGGCAAATTCTGGCTATCGGAAGTTGGCGTTGACGGTTTCAGAATGGACGCTGCCAAGCACATCTTCCCAGACGACAGAGCTGCCGATACACATGCCTTTTGGAAAGCATTCAGAGCACAAATGCAGTCGGTGAAGCCCGACGCCTATCTTATTGGGGAGGTATGGTCCGATGCCAGAAGTGCCTCACCTTACGCCGCAGGATTTTCATCGCTGTTCAACTTTGACCTGGCACAAAGCATCCTCGAATCGGTAGACAAGCGGCAACAAAAAGCAGCAGCGGTAGTCGGTAACTCCTACAAAATAAGTGAAGGCCAGCGACTGGTGGACATCATAAATGAATCTGCGCCGTGGTTCAAAGCTCACAACGAACACTTTGCGGAAGCTAGCTTTCTCAGCAACCATGACCAGAACAGAACCGCTTCTGCGCTGGGTGGAAAGGCAGACAAGATCAAACTGGCAGCCTGCATCCTTTTCACGCTTCCCGGCATTCCATTCATATACTACGGCGAGGAGCTGGGTATGCTGGGCATCAAGCCGGATGAACACATCAGAGAGCCAATGCTGTGGGATGAAATAGAAAGAGACACCTACCGAACCCGCTGGACAACACCCCGATACTCTACTGACGAAACAGTTGTTCCTGCAACACAACAAATGACTGACAGCAACTCTATGTACAGTCTTTACAAACAGCTTATTGCACTCAAGAAAACAGCCCTTTTTTCATTGGGGGCTATTGAGAGTCTGCCACTTACAGGAGGCAATATCCTGGCGTTTAGCAGAAGGCTGGGGGAAATGCATGCGTTGGTTTATCACAACTTGTCTGCGAAAAAAACATCGATCACAATACCTGTTGGATATAGAGAAGCATTTGTCCGGGGTAAAGTGAAAATATCGGACGACGTTCTGACGTTAGGTGCCAGGGCCAGTTTGGTTCTCACAACTCCTTAG
- a CDS encoding putative toxin-antitoxin system toxin component, PIN family, with the protein MKVVVDTNIVFSGLLNPKSRIGELLIKSKDYFTFYSPESLLEELEEHQQKILKISKYSDLEYLEAKSIILSKINVVDDESIPKECLLKAESLLTAIDPDDTIFLALSFNLNAFLWTGDKKVANGLKKLNVDKTISTEDIYKAYLDRELNK; encoded by the coding sequence ATGAAAGTTGTTGTAGACACCAACATCGTTTTTAGTGGCCTTTTAAACCCAAAAAGCAGAATTGGCGAACTTCTAATTAAGTCAAAAGATTACTTCACATTTTATTCCCCGGAGTCGTTACTGGAAGAGCTAGAGGAACATCAACAAAAGATCCTCAAAATATCAAAGTATTCAGATTTAGAATATCTGGAGGCCAAGAGCATCATTCTCTCAAAGATTAATGTAGTTGATGATGAATCCATCCCAAAAGAATGCCTCTTAAAAGCTGAAAGCCTATTGACTGCCATTGATCCTGACGACACAATATTCCTGGCCTTGAGCTTCAACCTAAACGCATTCCTTTGGACGGGTGATAAGAAAGTGGCTAATGGGCTGAAAAAGTTGAACGTCGATAAAACCATTTCCACTGAGGACATTTACAAGGCTTATCTGGATCGAGAGTTGAATAAATAG